The window TTTCTGCAACCGGATACGGCGTTTCTGTTCGTGCTTCAGCATTTTGATCGTTTGCCGGATTGCTTCTTCGGTTTCGGTTTCACCGCGTTTCGAACAGTCTCTCCGCCAGGGCGTCAAAATCGTCAGAGCAGATCGGATATGGCTGTCTTCCATTTCGTCGAGATGGATGGTTGTGCCGTCGCGCCGGGTCCATATCGGAATGCCGAGGCGCGTTAACTCGCTTGCCGTTTCCGGCGAGATGATGAGCTGCCCTTCGCTCACGTTGGTCCCCCATGCTGCGAACTGCGCGCCAATCGTGAATCGGTCTGCGGCGCTTCAAGACGTTGTTAGCACCGGTTTGGCCGTTCGGTAGTGCCAACGTCGCCAATTGCGGCCGGCAGAGCTTTCGGGAGGGGGGGCGGTTTGAGGCGCCGGAATAGTGAGAGTAAAGCCCCGTTTAATCTCTCCCGCTATCATGGCGCATTGCGTTTCTGGCCGCGCCGGGGTACTGACCGCGTCTCGTTGGGGAAATAGAGCCTTTAGACGTTCGGCGTTATCCAAAACGCTTGCAACGGCGGGGAAATTGCCTACAACGACGGCGACACGGCTTGAAGCGTTCTGGCTCCGGTCAGAGGCGCGGCGCCTGCGCTTTTAATTTTCTACAATCGGTGTGGTTATGAAAGTTCGGAACTCTTTGAAATCTCTTCGCTCTCGGCATCGCGATAATCGCGTCGTGCGCCGCAAGGGGCGGGTCTACGTGATCAACAAGACGCATCGCCGTTTCAAGGCGCGCCAGGGCTAAGCTGCCTATGCATCGTCGCGGGCATGTTACCGCGAATTCACGAGACTTATTTTGACCGTTGCCGCTCCCCTCCATTAGGTTCGAGGGGATGAACTCGTATGTCCGGATACTCCTCGTCTTTTTGACGATCGCTGCATGGCTCGCGCCAGCGCGCGCCGACGACGAACTGCTCAAGACCCAGCCGTTTCCGGGAGAGCAGGGGGCGCCGGGATCCTTTCCTGGTGCTGAACCTTCCCCACCATCATCACCCCGTTCTGTTCAGCCTGCTCCGCCGGATTCAGCGGAGCGAGCACGCCCCAGGGCCCAAGCTCCGAAACAGAGCCAGCCTGGGATGATGGGGCTGCCTTGGCCTCAGTCGCCTGAGGAAGCGTCAAAGACCGTCGATAATCTTCTGGCCCATCTCGCAACGACTGGCGATCATCGACAGGCGGGAGAGATCGGTGCTGCAATCGAGCGGTTGTGGCAGATGCAAGGTGGCGACACCGTGAACCTTCTTATCGCGCGCGGGGACGAATTCTCCTCACGCAACGAGGGCGAGAAGGCATTACCGTTGCTCGACGCTGCCGTTGATCTGGCCCCGGATTATGCCGAAGCATGGTGTCACCGGGCGTATGTCGAATATCGCCTCGACAACTATCAAGCGGCGCTGGGCGATTTGCGCCGCGCGCTTGCAATCAATCCCAATCATTTTCGTGCGCTCGACGGGATCGCAAAAATCCTGGTGCAGCTCGGTGAGAAGAAAGCGGCGCTTGAAGCGTACGATCAGCTTCTCAAGATCCATCCCAATATCGAGGGTGGGCAACGGGCGCGCGACGCTCTGAAGAAAGAACTCGACGGGCAGGGGATCTGACCCGCGCCAGAGTTCTGCGTCGTTTTCCGTTCTTTCGTCTCAGAGTCGGTTGGCGCTCGAGGTAGCGGCTTTGCCGCTAAACCTCTTCCGTCATCGGTGCGCCGGAGTCATCGACGAAGGCAATACGCACCATGTTCGTCGCGCCGGGGCTGCCGAGCGGGATGCCAGCGATGATGACGAGACCTTCCCGGCTTTTGACCAGCCCTTCCTCGAAGGCGATGCGGCAGGCCTTGCGGACCATGTGCGAGGAGTTTTCCGGATCGCCGGTCAGGATCGTCTGAACTCCCCAGACGAGCGATAGGCGTCGCGCGGTCGATTCTATCGGCGTCAGGCCGATGACGGGAATGCCCGGCCGCTCGCGCGTCACGCGGAGGACGGTCGAGCCAGTGGCGGTGTAGCAGACGATTGCGCCAAGGCGCACCGTGTCAGCGATTGCGGACGCGGCGGCGGCGATGGCGTCCGCGCCCGTCGGCTGCGGCTCTGTCTGCGTTGCGTACAGCATCGGCTCGTAGACAGGATCGTGTTCGACCTCACGTGCGATCTTGTCCATCATCTGGATGGCTTCAACCGGGTATTGGCCGACAGCGCTTTCTGCCGACAACATGATCGCATCGGCGCCGTCAAACACGGCGGTGGCGACGTCTGAGACTTCGGCTCGCGTCGGCATCGGCGACGAGATCATGCTCTCGAGCATCTGCGTGGCGATGATGACGGGCTTGCCTGCTGCGCGGGCAAGACGCGTGATGCGCTTTTGAATGCCCGGTACGCGCTCGACCGGCATTTCGACGCCGAGGTCGCCGCGCGCGACCATGATCGCGTCGGAAGCCGCGATGACGTTCTCGAGGTCAGCGACGGCAGAGGGCTTTTCGATCTTCGACAGGATCGCGGCGCGATTGCCGATCAGGCTGCGGGCTTCCTGGATATCTTCGGCGCGTTGAACGAACGAAAGCGCCACCCAGTCAACGCCGAGCTTCAGCGCGTGTGCAAGGTCGGTGCGATCCTTGTCGGTCAGCGGGCTGATGGGCAGCAGCGTGTCGGGCATCGAGATGCCCTTGCGGCTCGACAGGATGCCGCCGGAAATCACCTCGGCATGAATCTGCACGGACGATTTTTCAACGACGCGCATACGCAACTTGCCGTCGTCGAGCACGAGCATGTGGCCCGGCTCGATGGCGTCGAAAATCTGCGCATGAGGAAGAAAGACGCGCTCGTTGGTTCCAAGCGTCTCGCTCCGGTCGAACTTGAAAATCGACTTTGCGGCGAGGTTCACGCGGCCGGTTTCGAAGTTGCCGATGCGGAACTTCGGGCCCTGCAAGTCGGCGAGAATGCCGATGGGGTGGCGATGCCGCGCCGCGCACGCGCGGACGGTATTGTAAAGCGCCTTCGAGCCATCGTGCGTCGAGTGGCTCATGTTGATGCGAAATACATCGACGCCAGCGATGAACAATCGCTCGACCATTTCTGGAGCGGCGGATGCGGGTCCTAGTGTTGCGACAATCTTGACCCGCCGGTTACGTCTCATTTTTCCGCTTTTCCTTGCCCCGGATCAGTTAGGCGGATGGTCCATTCCTTCGCCTCGCCGGTATCAACTTCAAAAAATCCCGTGCGCTTATATCCGCGTTTTGAACAATCCTGAACCCCCCGCACCGCAAAGGATTTTTCGGTGGTGCACATCTCGTTCTTTCCGCCCCATTCGCCGCCACGATCATAGTCAACGGCATGGACGTAAACGAAACGGCTTGGAAGTACGCCTTTCAATAGCGTTTCGCACGTTTGCGACGCGATATTCCACCATCCTTCGGTCGCCCAGCCAGAGGCGTCCTGATAGCCGATTGCCACGCCTACGCGGCTGGACGTCGCGTTACAGAGCTTAAGGTCCGCGCGCGCGATTTCCGCTGCGGCGAAGAGGCTAAACGTGGTCAGTATAGGGATAAGAACGAGACGCAGAAGGAAGTGTTGCGGCAAGTTCAGCCTCCGTCTCAACATGCAGGCATACTGGCGAACGGCGCGGCGCAGTCCGACCCCGCCTCAAGGATCGACGAGAACGACCCGGAAGTCGTTTACGTTGGTCTGCGTCGGACCGCACAAAATGAGATCGCCAAGGGGGCGGAAGAAACCCGTGGAGTCGTTGTTCTCCAGGAAGGTGACGGCATTGAGATTGGCGGCCTGGGCGCGCTCCAGCGTGTCGGGGAAAACCATTGCGCCCGCCGGATCACCGGCGTTGCCGCCGCCGCCGTCGATGCCATCGGTGTCGCCAGCCAGGCCATAGATGCCGGGTGCGCCGTCGAGAGCGATGGCAAGGCCGAGAGCATATTCCTGGTTCGGACCGCCCGAGCCGTTGCCGCGGACGGTAACGGTGAGTTCGCCACCGGATAGAATGGCGACTTTTTCGCCGCGTTTTTTAGCGTCGAGCGCCATTTGCGCGTGCGCCTTGGCGACTTCGCGCGCTTCGCCTTCGAGATCGTCACCAAGAATGATCACGCGGTATCCGAGATCGCTCGCGATGCGGCCAGCAGCCTGCATCGACGCTTTGGGGGCGGCGACGATCTTGTACGTGGAGTAGGCGAGCTTCGGGTCGCCTGCTTTCAGTGTTTCGTTCTTCGGGTCGGCCAGCGCCTTGGCGATTTCATCCGGAGGCGTGATCTTCCATTTTTCGAGAACCGCGCGGGCATCGGCGAGCGTAGAACGATCGGCGACGGTTGGGCCGGAACCGATCTCGTCCGGATTGTCGCCGGGGACGTCGGAAATCGATAGCGTCAGCAGGCGCGCTGGATAAACGGCTGCTGCGAGCTTGCCGCCTTTGATTTCCGAAATGTGCTTGCGGACCGAATTCATTTCTGAGATCGGCGCGCCGGACTTCAGCAGTTGTTTTGTCAGCGCCTGCTTGGCCTCGAAGGTGACGCCCGGCACCGGGGCCGCCCAGATGGCAGATGCACCGCCCGAAAGCAGGCAAAGCACGAGATCCTTGGGGCCAGCACTTTTCGCGAGTTCGATGGCGCGTTGAGCGCCGACGACCGAACCCTGATCGGGGACCGGGTGGCCCGCTTCAAGAATTTCGATGAACTTGGTCGGCAAGCCGAAGCCGTGGCGCGTGGAGATCAGCCCCGAGACGCGATCCGCTTCGCCTGTTCCGATGTAATGTTCCTCGGCCGCGACGGCCATTGCCGCTGAGCCCTTGCCACCGCCGATGACGATGATGCGTCCGCCCTCCGGTACCGGCGGCAGATGTGGCGGCAAGCATGTCGAGGGGTGGGCTGTACGGTGTGCTACGTCGTAGAGTGCGCTGAGCGTCCGGCGCGCGCCGCCGTTTTTCCCGTCTGCGATCGTCATTTTTCCGGCCGGTTCTGAAGGTTCGGATTGATTTGCGCAATCGTCTCCCCCGCGTCAAGGCATCATAGGCCGCAGGATCGGCGTTGTACTGCTGGCCGGGGAGGGTCCGGGCACCTATCTTCCCGAGTCAGCGTAGAGTTAAACTAAAGGACGAGGTCCTCTGAAGGAGACGATGATGGCGGAATTGGATGCGCAGACGCGGGTAGAAGTGGAGGCGGCGGCATTTCGGCGGCTGATTGAGCATTTGCGTGGCCGGACCGATGTCCAGAACATCGATATGATGGATCTTGCCGGGTTCTGCCGGAATTGCCTTTCGAACTGGGTGGCAACCGCGGCGGGAGATCGGGGCGTTGCCATCTCCAAGGATGAGGCGCGCGAGATGGTGTACGGAATGCCCTATCGCGAGTGGCAGGCGAAGTATCAGACCGAGGCGACGCCGGAACAGAAGGCCGCTTTCGCCAAGAGGAAAGACGCGCACTGAGGCGACCATATCTGCTGCGAAACGTCGAAGCTCCGATTCGGTCGCTGCTGCGGCACAAGCGACGTCAAGTGCCCTCCACAACATATCCCGTTGGATAGCTGGTTCAGGCGCCTTGTTGCGGTGAAGCGCGGCCGATAGCTTGCGGTCAAATTTGATATGATCAAGGAGCCTCCATGAGTACGCTTCAGGCATCGGCGCAGAACCAATTGCGTCAGTTCGTCGAGCAGATTGAACGCCTCGAAGAGGAAAAGAAGCAGATCGCAAGCGATATTCGCGACAAGTTCACCGAGGCAAAGGCTGTCGGTTTCGACGTCAAGGCGATGCGCCAAATCGTGCGCCTTCGGAAGAAGACGAAGGACGAGCGTCAGGAAGAAGAGAGCATCCTGGAAGTCTATATGCACGCGCTCGGGATGCTGGATGAAGCTCCCGCAGAGCACGTTGTTGATGCGATGATTGCCGCTGAATGAACGGTTTGGCCGGCGCTGCGTCCTTCAGGGCGGGCGCCGGCGAAAAATTCAGCGCCGCGCCGTACACCCATTCGGCGCTGGGGAGCACGGGCGGCGCTGCGGCGAACACCTAAGGTGCCCGTCGTTCCGTTTCCGAAAGCTCGGAAAAGTGATGAGTGGCCGTTTCGTTGTGATTCACGTAAGCGCAGACTTGTGATAAGACAAATCGTCATTTCTTGGCGATGCCATAAGTCTATCTGATGACCCACATAACACTCAAGCAGTTGCGGTACTTTGATGCTCTCGTGAGAGAGCAGCATTTCGGGCGCGCGGCCGACGCGTGCTCGGTTACCCAGCCTGCTCTATCGATGCAGATCCAGGATCTGGAAGCCTCGCTCGGCATTGCGCTGATCGAACGGACGCGGAGCGGCATCAAGCTGACGCCTAAGGGCGAAGAGATCGCGCTACGCGCGCAGCGGATGCTGAATGACGTCCGCAACCTTATCGATTACGCGCAGCATGCGGGCGGCGTTCTTTCGGGCACATTGCGCCTCGGCGTTATTCCCACGGTTGCGCCCTATCTTCTGCCGCCATTGCTGCCGCTGCTGAAAGAAAATCACTCCGATCTTGAGCTGTACGTGCGGGAAACGCAGACGCAGCTTCTTATGGATGAGCTTTCACTCGGAAAGCTTGATGTCGTGCTGTTGGCGCTGCCGATCAAATCGCCCGACATCGAAACGATTTCCATTTTTAATGATCGGTTTTTGCTGGCCGTGCCGAAAGGGAAGAAGCTTTCGGGCCGCGTGCGCGCAACGAACGAGATGGTCGAGAGCGATCGGCTGTTATTGCTCGAAGAGGGGCACTGCCTGCGCGATCAGGCTTTGACGTATTGCAGCCTGAAGCAGGTCGATGCGGTCAATACGTTCGGCGCGTCGAGCCTTTCAACGATCGTCGAGATGGTTTCGGCGGGGCTTGGCATCACGCTGCTTCCAGAAATCTGCGTTGGCGTGGAAGGTCGAGGCCGCGAGATCAAGATCATGCGCTTCGTCGAACCGGAACCCTCGCGAGAGATCGGGCTTGCATGGCGCAGGTCCAGTCCGCGCCGGGATGATTTTATTGCTCTCTCCAAGCTCGTTGCGGCGGCGGCGCAGGTGGCGCTGAAGCGGGCCGGAACGACGACGATGGCGTCGTAGAGGGTTCGATGGTTCCGGAGTCAGCGCGCGCTGGTCAGCACGCGGCGCGTTGCGAGGCCGGTCGGAACCCGGTTTTGCTCGATTTCCACCAGGGCCTCAACGTGGACAGCCTTCCCCTGGAACTGCTGTGACCACATCGCTTCGGCGAGTTGCTTTCCAGGCCGAAGCCGCATTGGAATGACGCTGCCGGCATCATCGAGAGATTCCAGCGTAGCGGCGACGTCAGGGCGCTGCATGTCGGCGAGCGGTGCGTCGGCGGACGTCGAAGCGTCCGTGAGCAATGGTGCGAGCGGGAAGGGGCGATAAGCCAGTTCTTCCGGGTGATCTTCATCGAATTCCGGTGCCTGTGCCCAGCCGTCACTCAGGCTTTCGATGCCAGTCACTGCAGCCGCGGGGTCAAGACTCGCAACGCGGGCAGCGGGAGCGCGGGCAGGCGTCGGCTTGTTTTCGGCGAGGGCTGCCGCTGCGAGCGCCTTTTGTGGGCGCACCGCGAGCTTAGGTCCGGCAATCAGTTCCGGCATTGGCGTCGACGTTGCGGCTGCTACGAGCGCGTCGAGCTTGCCGCGATCCGATTTGGACGGAGACGCGTCGAAGCGCGATCCGTGTTCGACCGAACGAGGTGCGGATACGAGACGTGGTGAGGGCCGGTTCGAGGTCTGTTCGGACAGCGCAGCCACGGTGGCCGGGGCGAATGGTTTCGCTTCTTCCTTCGCGATCCGCTGTTTCGGCGGATCAGGCTCGGTCGTCAATTTGATGTTGCGGCGTTCGGAGCCGCCCAACGAGGCAACCATGCGGGATTTAGACGAGCCGATGCCAACGGAGGCGACAACGGTGCGCGATCCCGGCGTTATGCGCTCGCGCATGTAGGATGCAACCTGCGTTGCGAGCTCGCGATATTTGCTTTGCGCGACTTTGACGTCGCCTGGATTGATGGGCTTGCCATCGTCCGGCACGAATTTCGAGCGGCCGTTGGGAAAGAGGAGTGCCAGTTCGTAGCGCGGCATGCGCGGCCACATGCGAACGCGCGACGTGTCGATGTGGACGAAGGGGATGCCGGATGTCGGGTAGTAGCCGACGCCGCCGCGCTCGCGCACAAGCGCGGAGTAGCGCATCCGCTTCAGCGGCACGTCAGGGAATGTGATGTCGATCGCCTTGCCGGTGATGTGCTGGCTTTGGCTGGCCTGACCGCCCCGCGTCTTGCGGAGCATGTTGTTGGTGGCGGCGGAACGATAGCCGCAGATAATGCTGATGGCTTCTTTGGAGCCAAGCTCCTGATGCATTTCCCAGGCGAGATCAATCGTTTCCGGCGAGATCTCCTTGACCTCGTTCTTGCGCCAGTCGCGCATGATATAGTTGATCTGCTTGAGCGCGGACGGATCGAATTTGCCGTTCCGTTTGTAGGTGACGGTGAGGCGTTCCTGAGTGTGGATGTGGTAGAATGAGATCGTGCGGTCGTTGGTGCCGCCTGCTGCCGTGATGCTATCGGCGTTCAGGCACACGGAGGCGGCGAGCGCAAACGCTCCCCAGATCACGCCTGTGCGGCGAAGATTCACCAAATTCCCCCGTCCCTACTCAACATTACGCGCCGGGCTCGACTGGGGCCAAAAAAGCACCCGGCCATTAATGATTAAGCCCCAACGGTTAACAGGTGGTAACTATCCCCTTCGACGACAGTGCAACCGGGAATAGGCAATAAAAGGGCGGGATTGCTCAGGTGGTAGAGAAGCCGGGGTGGACCGGCTTCTTGGGTGGTGTGTAACGGATGGGCGGGGCGAGGGGTTAGAAGCCGCCGCCGAATACCTGCTGCAGGAATTTGCCGACACCGCTCGTTTGAGTTTTCCGGCGGCGTCCGCGTTCGTCGTAATAGTAGTCGCCGTTGTTGCGCGAGTCCGCGCCATACCAGCCATCTTCACCGCCGATGTCATCGGGCGAGATCTTCGGTTCCTTGGTCTTGACGATTTCCCTCCAGCGGCCCTGCAACGCGAGTGTGATCCGCTTTTCGTGGCCGTAGATGTCGCCGAACGTCTCGACGTCGCCGGCATTATTTACGCGCGCGGTGAAGTAGGTGACGTGCACCGGAATGGGCGTTGCCAGCGTGATCTCGTTTTCTTCAGGGCCCTGTGAGACGAGCGATGCGATCGTCTCTTTGCTCCAGCCCTGATCTTCCCCGAGGATCGCATCCGCCAGTTCGAGCGGATTGCGCACGCGCATACAGCCGTGGCTGAAGGCCCGGACATTCTGCGTGAACAGGCTTTTGCTCGGCGTGTCGTGCAGATAAACCGCGTGCTTGTTCGGGAAGAGGAATTTGACAACGCCAAGTGCGTTGCTACCGCCAGGCGGCTGGTAGACGTGATAATTACGGATATCGTTGCGATACCAGTTGATGCTGGTCACGTTCACCTTGCGGCCGTTGCGTTCCATCACGAGGCCTCGGCGCCGCAATGGATCGCCGCCTGCGCGCAGGCCGGGCAACAATTCTTTGATCTTGATGGAATCGGGCACGTTCCAGCGCGGCTGGAAGACAATTGTGCGCATCATGTCGGAGAAAATGGGCGTTTGCGTGCGGATCGAGCCGGTAACAATGCGTTCCTCGTGAACGATGGCTCCGTCCTTCACGACGCGCACATTGAATTCGGGCAGATTGACCTCGATGTGGAATTTGCCGAGATCGTCCGGCATCCAGCGCCACTCTTCCATGTTTGAAAGAAGCGCGCGTTCCGAAACACCTTCGCCGGTGCTGAGCGACCGGCGGAGTACGTTGGTGACAACGGCGCTGGCGGGTTCGATGCCTTTCTTCTTCTTGTAGTCCTGAACGGCGCGGGCCAACCCATCGTCATAATAGGTGTCTTCTGCGGGCGAGCCGTCACGCTTGATGGCGGCTGGCGCTTCCAGTGCCTTGCGCAGCATTGCGATCTGCGAATGGCTTTGGCCGGGCTTCAGCGAGGGGCCGTTCGGAATATTGATGATTTTTGCGTTCTCAGTGCCGGACCGCAAAGCAAGCAGCTTTTGACGTAGCAACTCGAACTGCGGCTGCTTCGGCTGAAGAGATTCCAGATAGGCGGCCTTATCGGTCGCCTTGACGAGTGAATCGATGACTGTGCGCGGATCGAGCGTCTGAGGCGCGCGATCGAGATATTCCGACAGCTGATTGCGGGGATCGGCGATGCGCCCGCCGCGCGCGTCACGGGCGTATTTCAGCGCCAATAAGGACAGGCGAGTTTCTACGTTGGCCAGATCGTCGAGTTTGTAGGTTCCGTCGGCTTCCGCTTTCAAGCTCGGAGCCTTGTAGTCCGTTGATCGAAGGCCCCAGTTGTCGGCGGTCTCGAATGCCGTGATCAGGCTCTTCGCGTCTGGCAAGAGACCGTTCTTATCAACCCAGAGAGCCGAACCCATACGCGCGGCATAAAATTGTTCGAGCGCCTGCCGGTCAGCGACGTCGAACGCAGCAAATGCTTTCTTGGCATTGGCAGCGAGAAGCCGCGTAGCTGGGAGATAGACCAGATGATCGTTTGCTTCGACCGTTGGTGCTGCAGCGTCTTGCAGAGCTTCGGACGATTGCGGCTTTGGAGCCGTGTCCGTCTGCTCAGACTGGCCGACGGTTGCTTCGTCGGTAGGAACGGCGTGTGCGCTCGCAAGAGAGATGCAGGACAGAGTCAGACCGATAAAAAGAGAACGCGTTGCGCGCATCGAAAGTTCACTCACGCTCCCCCACTGGAGCAATTCGTATCGAGTAGATAGCGATTGGGTCCCGGATCTTCCAGGCGGAATGCTTCACTGCAGTATATCGCACAAAGCTGTGGCTAAAGTGTTGCTTTATGCGAGGGTCTAAAATGCAAAAGCCCCGTATGCAGCCGGGGCTTTTGCTATTCTTCGAACCCGCCGGAATCAGGGGGAGGTCCGAATTCTGTGACGTGACGCGACGACCATTCACTCGCTGGGTGTGGCGCTCATGGCCGTGGCACTCAGCTCGCGTTCAACGCGTCGGCGTAAATTGGAATTTAGTTCGGCCTCGGCTCGAGACCATACTCCTGCATTTTGCGGTAGAGAGTCGAGCGGCCGATGTTCAGCCGCTTTGCGACTTCCGTCATGTGTCCGCGATAGCGGCCGAGCGCTAAGCGGATCATGTCGGCTTCGATCGCTTCGAGCGAACGGATCTCTCCGTCTTCGGCAACCGCTTGGATGCCGAGAGAACTTCCACTGCCGGCCGGTCTCATCTCGATGGTGTTGGGAACTGTGTTCTCTGCACCGATGAGAGCTGGCCCCGTATAAGCCGCCGGTTTCTGAACCACAGATGGTGCCGCTGGTACTTCAGCGTCGAAGCCGTCGACGTGTGCGGCGATCTGCGGGAATTCGTTCACAGTGAGCTCGGTGCCGTCAGCGAGAACGACGGCGCGGAACACAGTGTTTTCAAGCTGACGGACGTTACCGGGCCACGTATACGCTTGCAGAAGTTGCATTGCGCGGTCGGAAATCGAGGTCATGCGCTTGCCTTCTTCGGCCGAGAAACGCGCCATGAAGTGGCGTGCGAGTTCCGGCACATCTTCGATGCGTTCGCGAAGCGGCGGCACGAAGATCGGGAAGACGTTCAAACGATAGTAGAGGTCTTCGCGGAATTTTCCGTCCTTGACCTGCTGGATCATGTCGCGGTTCGTTGCCGAGATCAGACGGAAGTTGACCTTCACCGGCTTCTTAGAGCCGATCGGATCGATTTCGCCTTCTTGCAGCGCGCGCAGCAGTTTCACCTGTGCGTCGAGCGGCAACTCGCCGACTTCGTCGAGGAACAATGTGCCGCCATCGGCTTCCTGGAATTTTCCGATCCGCTTGTCGACCGCGCCGGTGAACGCGCCCTTCTCGTGGCCGAAAAGGATGCTTTCAACGAGGTTTTCCGGGATCGCGCCGCAGTTGACGGTGATGAAGGGCCGTCCGGCGCGATCGCTTTCGCCTTGGATTGCGCGGGCAATCAATTCCTTGCCGACGCCGCTTTCGCCTTCGATCAGCACTGGGATGTTCGATGCGGCAGCACGTTTGCCAAGGGCTATCACGCGTTCCATCGCGTTTCCTCGCATGACGAGGTCGCTGAATGTGAGCGTGCCGTCGGCCTTCTTCTTGATGCGGTTGATCTCGCCTGCCAGCGCTTCGATCTTGAGCGCGCTCTTGATCGAGACTTCAAGCCGTTCTGGAGAGGCCGGTTTGACGACGAAGTCGACCGCGCCGCGCCGCATGGCGTTGATGGCGGCTTCGATCGAGCCGTGTGCGGTTTGCACAATGATGGGGGGGCTGCCAGGGGCGTGGCCAACACGTTCGAGAACGGCTGTGCCGTCAACGCCCGGCATTATCAGATCGAGCAGAACGAGCCCGATACTGTCACGGTCGGGGCCTTCGAGAACCTGAAGTGCCTGCTCACCCGAGCCGCAGGTCTTCGTCTCAAACCCGAACCGCTTAATCGTTTCTTCGAGAATACGCCGCTGGGCAGGATCGTCATCGACGATCAGAACACGCTTGGACATGGGACACGCACTTTACATTACTGGGTACAGCTGCCGGTCGTCCGCTGAAAGGGATTGCCCCAACTTCAAACGTTCAGTCACCGGTAATTACTCAACAATCGAGAGAGTGCCTCAATTGGGTAAAGGGAACGTTTCCATGTGGCACATTTTTCAATGTAGTGACCCCGAAGCGATCCTTCGAGGGGCGCTCTGGAAATCTTGCCTCCGAATTCGCATCTGATGCAGCGGTGTGCCTGCCGCCGGACTGCGCGATGCAACGGCGGATTGAAAGCCCCAAATTTGCGCAACGGCGCGTGTGTGGTAACGCTCTTGCCCCTGCCAACCTGATTGCTCGCGAGAAAGAATGCAGATGCCCTTCAATTCACTTCCCAAGAATGCACCCGCTACAGACGCTGGCGCCGCTCCTTCGAAGACCGATGCGTTTGGCGCGATGCCGGAATGGGATCTGAGCGACCTGTATAAATCGCCCACCGCACCGGAAGTGCAGGCCGACCTCAAAGCGGCGGCTGCTGAAGCCCAGAGGATCAGGGCGACCTATCAGG is drawn from Hyphomicrobium methylovorum and contains these coding sequences:
- a CDS encoding tetratricopeptide repeat protein; the protein is MNSYVRILLVFLTIAAWLAPARADDELLKTQPFPGEQGAPGSFPGAEPSPPSSPRSVQPAPPDSAERARPRAQAPKQSQPGMMGLPWPQSPEEASKTVDNLLAHLATTGDHRQAGEIGAAIERLWQMQGGDTVNLLIARGDEFSSRNEGEKALPLLDAAVDLAPDYAEAWCHRAYVEYRLDNYQAALGDLRRALAINPNHFRALDGIAKILVQLGEKKAALEAYDQLLKIHPNIEGGQRARDALKKELDGQGI
- the ykgO gene encoding type B 50S ribosomal protein L36 produces the protein MKVRNSLKSLRSRHRDNRVVRRKGRVYVINKTHRRFKARQG
- a CDS encoding DUF2312 domain-containing protein encodes the protein MSTLQASAQNQLRQFVEQIERLEEEKKQIASDIRDKFTEAKAVGFDVKAMRQIVRLRKKTKDERQEEESILEVYMHALGMLDEAPAEHVVDAMIAAE
- a CDS encoding DUF1036 domain-containing protein; the encoded protein is MLRRRLNLPQHFLLRLVLIPILTTFSLFAAAEIARADLKLCNATSSRVGVAIGYQDASGWATEGWWNIASQTCETLLKGVLPSRFVYVHAVDYDRGGEWGGKNEMCTTEKSFAVRGVQDCSKRGYKRTGFFEVDTGEAKEWTIRLTDPGQGKAEK
- a CDS encoding DUF1244 domain-containing protein, which gives rise to MAELDAQTRVEVEAAAFRRLIEHLRGRTDVQNIDMMDLAGFCRNCLSNWVATAAGDRGVAISKDEAREMVYGMPYREWQAKYQTEATPEQKAAFAKRKDAH
- a CDS encoding hydrogen peroxide-inducible genes activator, translating into MTHITLKQLRYFDALVREQHFGRAADACSVTQPALSMQIQDLEASLGIALIERTRSGIKLTPKGEEIALRAQRMLNDVRNLIDYAQHAGGVLSGTLRLGVIPTVAPYLLPPLLPLLKENHSDLELYVRETQTQLLMDELSLGKLDVVLLALPIKSPDIETISIFNDRFLLAVPKGKKLSGRVRATNEMVESDRLLLLEEGHCLRDQALTYCSLKQVDAVNTFGASSLSTIVEMVSAGLGITLLPEICVGVEGRGREIKIMRFVEPEPSREIGLAWRRSSPRRDDFIALSKLVAAAAQVALKRAGTTTMAS
- a CDS encoding DUF4147 domain-containing protein: MADGKNGGARRTLSALYDVAHRTAHPSTCLPPHLPPVPEGGRIIVIGGGKGSAAMAVAAEEHYIGTGEADRVSGLISTRHGFGLPTKFIEILEAGHPVPDQGSVVGAQRAIELAKSAGPKDLVLCLLSGGASAIWAAPVPGVTFEAKQALTKQLLKSGAPISEMNSVRKHISEIKGGKLAAAVYPARLLTLSISDVPGDNPDEIGSGPTVADRSTLADARAVLEKWKITPPDEIAKALADPKNETLKAGDPKLAYSTYKIVAAPKASMQAAGRIASDLGYRVIILGDDLEGEAREVAKAHAQMALDAKKRGEKVAILSGGELTVTVRGNGSGGPNQEYALGLAIALDGAPGIYGLAGDTDGIDGGGGNAGDPAGAMVFPDTLERAQAANLNAVTFLENNDSTGFFRPLGDLILCGPTQTNVNDFRVVLVDP
- a CDS encoding DUF882 domain-containing protein, producing the protein MNLRRTGVIWGAFALAASVCLNADSITAAGGTNDRTISFYHIHTQERLTVTYKRNGKFDPSALKQINYIMRDWRKNEVKEISPETIDLAWEMHQELGSKEAISIICGYRSAATNNMLRKTRGGQASQSQHITGKAIDITFPDVPLKRMRYSALVRERGGVGYYPTSGIPFVHIDTSRVRMWPRMPRYELALLFPNGRSKFVPDDGKPINPGDVKVAQSKYRELATQVASYMRERITPGSRTVVASVGIGSSKSRMVASLGGSERRNIKLTTEPDPPKQRIAKEEAKPFAPATVAALSEQTSNRPSPRLVSAPRSVEHGSRFDASPSKSDRGKLDALVAAATSTPMPELIAGPKLAVRPQKALAAAALAENKPTPARAPAARVASLDPAAAVTGIESLSDGWAQAPEFDEDHPEELAYRPFPLAPLLTDASTSADAPLADMQRPDVAATLESLDDAGSVIPMRLRPGKQLAEAMWSQQFQGKAVHVEALVEIEQNRVPTGLATRRVLTSAR
- the pyk gene encoding pyruvate kinase, with the protein product MRRNRRVKIVATLGPASAAPEMVERLFIAGVDVFRINMSHSTHDGSKALYNTVRACAARHRHPIGILADLQGPKFRIGNFETGRVNLAAKSIFKFDRSETLGTNERVFLPHAQIFDAIEPGHMLVLDDGKLRMRVVEKSSVQIHAEVISGGILSSRKGISMPDTLLPISPLTDKDRTDLAHALKLGVDWVALSFVQRAEDIQEARSLIGNRAAILSKIEKPSAVADLENVIAASDAIMVARGDLGVEMPVERVPGIQKRITRLARAAGKPVIIATQMLESMISSPMPTRAEVSDVATAVFDGADAIMLSAESAVGQYPVEAIQMMDKIAREVEHDPVYEPMLYATQTEPQPTGADAIAAAASAIADTVRLGAIVCYTATGSTVLRVTRERPGIPVIGLTPIESTARRLSLVWGVQTILTGDPENSSHMVRKACRIAFEEGLVKSREGLVIIAGIPLGSPGATNMVRIAFVDDSGAPMTEEV